In Zingiber officinale cultivar Zhangliang chromosome 11B, Zo_v1.1, whole genome shotgun sequence, a single window of DNA contains:
- the LOC122035130 gene encoding histone H2B.2-like produces the protein MAPKRAKIVRTTKKVVEETVEVLGVAVDSHNSVNLPAASDSKIVEVVVEDEVPISVVVVANDKKTEPETEQKQRAEEASLETEEPLPKQKGDEDDRSKEKEAAESIVDMETQEGEEGGDEKEEKGEEDERVEKEAEPPTPKKVEQRKEAPVKESKKLGKRRWRRRLGGGEMDGVGGGYKRYVFRVLKQVHPGLGISARAMTVVDCMMGDMFERLANEASQLSTYSGRVTLSSREVQGAVQLVLPEELGKHAIAEGSKAVANYMACRVGQRRLVGAGSGDVGGLAGHC, from the coding sequence ATGGCTCCGAAGCGCGCCAAGATCGTGAGGACCACCAAGAAGGTGGTCGAGGAGACCGTCGAAGTCCTCGGCGTGGCCGTCGATAGCCATAACAGCGTCAACCTCCCGGCCGCGTCGGACTCCAAGATTGTTGAGGTTGTGGTGGAGGATGAAGTCCCCATTTCCGTCGTTGTCGTCGCTAATGACAAGAAAACAGAGCCTGAAACAGAGCAGAAGCAAAGAGCCGAGGAAGCTTCCCTGGAGACAGAGGAGCCGCTTCCGAAGCAGAAGGGAGACGAGGACGATCGTAGCAAAGAAAAGGAAGCGGCCGAGTCCATCGTCGACATGGAAacgcaagaaggagaagaagggggAGACGAGAAAGAAGAAAAGGGTGAGGAGGACGAGAGGGTGGAGAAGGAAGCAGAGCCTCCGACGCCCAAGAAGGTGGAGCAACGAAAGGAAGCGCCCGtaaaagagagcaagaagctagggAAGCGGAGGTGGAGGAGGAGGTTGGGCGGTGGCGAGATGGACGGCGTGGGCGGGGGGTACAAGAGGTACGTGTTCCGGGTGCTGAAGCAGGTGCACCCAGGGCTGGGGATATCTGCGAGGGCGATGACGGTGGTGGACTGCATGATGGGGGATATGTTCGAGCGGCTGGCAAACGAGGCGTCACAGCTGTCGACCTACTCAGGGAGGGTGACGCTGTCATCGAGGGAGGTGCAAGGGGCGGTGCAGCTGGTGTTGCCGGAGGAGTTGGGCAAGCATGCCATCGCCGAGGGAAGCAAGGCCGTTGCTAACTACATGGCGTGCCGCGTCGGGCAGCGGCGACTAGTGGGAGCGGGTAGCGGAGATGTGGGAGGGTTGGCCGGACATTGTTAG